The DNA window tgcAACGCAGAAGACAAGATTCTGTGtggtttgataaaatgcttgttgtttttattattttgcatTTTCTGAAAAAAggtgaaaataataaaatttttttatatttttatattttattttcactttttatttacaaaatttaaaaatacaaacaaaatatcaaaattagaaacaaatcaaatagaactttttttatatattgaattATGAATagtaaattctttaaaaatggCTTAAATTATGAGTTATACATTATTGTGAATTTTTACAAAAGGTACGTAAGTTacgttttatctttttataattaaaataatattttatttacaaaacaATGATGTTATTGATGTGTAGTATTATTATTGGACgtattaatgaattttttatttttaaattttttaataaattagaataaaaccaatttttttatagtaataataaaCTCAATTGTTATCAGATTAGGTCAAACTGACTAATTTATATAACCCATtggattatgatttttttgttttttaaacaaaaattagggatatatttgtctttttataaaaaaatttaaacataattcGATTTAGATTGTGTAAATCGGTTAGATCAAATCGGGTCTAATAATTATAGTACGGACAATTAgatttattattgttgctataataaaccaattttattctaatttattaaaaaataaattattaactaatttaataaaaatgtccAATAATATCATAAAACATATAAACATCTTTAagaaaaaaacatttttaatatctttatcGAAGTGGTATTTTCgttatttcaaatcaaatataatcTAATAATTTAGACAAAGAAAAGTGGAGAGCGAGCAAAAGACATAACAAATCTTGGTAGTGACCACGGCGTTTGATAATAAATTTGCAACAAAATTTGCAATAAATTTCtgggaaaaaaatttgaaggcaaaatttacaaatattttactGTATTATATACTTGATGAAAAAGGCGTAAATTGTTTCAACATATTGCATtgtaatagaaattaaattagcaTGCAAGTTAATCAGTTATTTACCTTAATGGAATTGAAATCAGAATTTGAAGCAGTAGGATTTGGGCCCTTGTGCTTCATCTGAACCCCATTTCCACTTCTCTCGAACAGTTTCCCAAGCTTACCGCATTTTTTCGAAGCAAACTCCTTCAACACATCTACACATACCGCACCCACCAAGCTATAATTGAAGATAAATTGTActtgtagaaaaaaaaattcttttacaaTATTTTGTCTACTAACGTCAAAAAAGTATATATACTTGCTATGAAGTTATCAAATTTGAAGGAGGAACGGAtgttaattttctaataatgtttattaaaatattttttgaaacatTTTCTTGTCATATTTGATGTGTGTTAAAATGGAGTACAATGTTTCTAACATAgtatgataaatttttttatacatttatatgttaaattaaatattttaatttaaatatgtaatattatttaaaattttatcatcaCAAAaactatattataaaatatctgatcaattagaataataaattatttttataaattgattCATATAAAACTTATGAATATATGACCAAAATATGCTGATACACAGCAATATTGATTTAATAAGGAAGTAAAAccaaaatgataatttattctaaaatctatttgaaaaaataaaacaaagaaatcGATGTCTGTTTGGTATTGGTGGTAAAAAGAAgggtaaaaaattattagaatcgAACCCAATTTTGGATATACATACAAAAGTACTCCTCACTTTtgacaacaataaaaatatttttataatattataaaatttgataaaaaaaataataaaaaataatttttttattataaatatcNNNNNNNNNNNNNNNNNNNNNNNNNNttaaaaaattttaaaataaaactattttattttttttaatgattcttaataaatgtatcaaaatttaatttttaagttttttttgagaatatatatttaagattagatatttttattaaattttaaataattttgtcgttaattaaaatagaaacatTTTGTGAGCGTTGTGATAACTCAGATGCAAATTGGTGATTTACTCTATGTTTGGTTGGAAggaaataaatagaaaaaaaattgagtgaatttttattttttttggatgtATTTAGAtaaagaaactaaaaaatattataaaaagataattttatttttatattataaaatatattaaaaaaataaaagagtaatattaaaaataataaaaaaaaataaattttttcttccttttctttttagcATTGGAGAttccaccaatttttttttatctctattttttctttttcaatttctcttcacaaccaaacaataaaaaataatcatttttctccttcttttctttctcctccttctttctttttattttctcttcaaaTGAACATATCAAGAAATGAAACGAAGAAAAATgaatacaaaagaaaattgGTGATAACACGAACCTTCAAAAGTGATCAAACGATAAACCTGGCCAAGAAGCAAAGTGTCATCAGGTCTTAGAAGCTTGAACTGCTTGAATGGCGTTCCGTTTTGAGAGTTGAGATTGGGAGAAGACACAACAAGCGCAACATAATGGCCGGGATTGGAATTCATAACGTCCTTAGCGTTAATCGACGAATAAAGCTTCTCAACTTTGTTCCCCGCCGGGTGCTGAATGACCACCGTTGCAACCTCCGCAGCTTGGCAATTCCCCATT is part of the Arachis duranensis cultivar V14167 chromosome 1, aradu.V14167.gnm2.J7QH, whole genome shotgun sequence genome and encodes:
- the LOC107481129 gene encoding uncharacterized protein LOC107481129; this encodes MGNCQAAEVATVVIQHPAGNKVEKLYSSINAKDVMNSNPGHYVALVVSSPNLNSQNGTPFKQFKLLRPDDTLLLGQVYRLITFEDVLKEFASKKCGKLGKLFERSGNGVQMKHKGPNPTASNSDFNSIKVEQEIHQIGSNGSSSSSYNKGFGKHFVVGGGSQWRPALQSIAEVGT